A stretch of Porites lutea chromosome 5, jaPorLute2.1, whole genome shotgun sequence DNA encodes these proteins:
- the LOC140937713 gene encoding trimethylamine monooxygenase-like produces MHKAAKRVCVIGAGPSGMSALYQFKQLEMKGQEIPEIVCFDKQSDWGGLWKYSWQTGTDEYGEPVHGSMYQGLWTNGPKEAYELPDYTWKEHFGKPVPSYPPREIIYDYLQSRWSKNDLRPWIRFSHVVRQVTYNDSTNDFTVVVKDLSEDKVLPAERFDYVVVASGHFSVPKMPFFPGIDQFPGRVIHSHSFRNASHFKGKRVLVIGSSYSAEDIALQCLKYGAENIICCWRTRPMGFKWPPRITEKPMLTLIEESTVHFKDGSTAEVDDIILCTGYHYSLPFMEENLRLKTDNNLYPEGLYKSILWTRGGNNKVLYIGMQDQSYTFPMFDVQAKWVVNYIMGELKLPNKEEMETDSRKWITRMGELNDVDDRIDFQTAYLADLVKESNYGYDLDISEMLHAWHKTKLDNITTYRDQSFTSKHTGHKAPLSHTPFMEEFDDSMEHFLKTEQRNL; encoded by the exons ATGCATAAGGCGGCGAAACGTGTTTGTGTGATTGGTGCAGGACCCAGTGGAATGTCCGCTCTATatcaatttaagcaattggaaatgAAGGGACAGGAAATTCCAGAGATTGTGTGCTTTGATAAACAGTCTGATTGGGGTGGTCTTTGGAAGTACTCTTGGCAAACAG GCACTGATGAATACGGGGAACCTGTGCATGGAAGTATGTATCAAGGACTTTGGACAAATGGCCCAAAGGAAGCTTATGAACTTCCAGATTATACCTGGAAAGAGCACTTTGGAAAACCTGTTCCATCGTACCCACCTAGGGAGATTATTTACGATTATCTGCAAA GTCGTTGGTCTAAAAACGATCTTCGCCCTTGGATTCGTTTCAGTCATGTTGTACGTCAAGTAACCTACAACGATTCTACCAACGACTTCACTGTAGTCGTCAAAGATCTTTCAGAAGACAAGGTTCTTCCGGCTGAGAGATTTGACTACGTCGTTGTAGCAAGTGGGCACTTCTCTGTTCCAAAAATGCCTTTCTTTCCTGGAATTGACCAATTTCCAGGTCGAGTTATTCACTCACACAGCTTCAGAAATGCCTCTCACTTCAAAGGCAAAAGAGTTCTTGTCATTGGTTCCAGCTACTCAGCAGAAGACATCGCTCTCCAGTGTCTTAAGTACGGTGCTGAAAATATCATCTGCTGTTGGCGAACTCGACCTATGGGTTTCAAATGGCCCCCGCGGATAACAGAAAAACCAATGCTGACTTTGATAGAAGAAAGCACAGTCCACTTTAAGGATGGTAGCACGGCAGAGGTTGATGACATCATACTCTGCACAGGCTACCATTACTCCTTGCCTTTTATGGAAGAAAACTTGCGCCTGAAAACAGACAATAATTTGTACCCTGAGGGACTCTACAAATCGATTCTCTGGACCAGAGGTGGAAATAACAAAGTTCTATACATAGGAATGCAGGATCAGTCCTACACCTTCCCTATGTTTGATGTACAAGCAAAGTGGGTGGTAAATTACATCATGGGGGAACTAAAACTTCCTAATAAAGAAGAGATGGAAACTGACAGCAGAAAGTGGATAACAAG GATGGGTGAACTAAACGACGTCGATGATAGAATCGACTTCCAAACAGCTTACTTGGCTGACCTTGTCAAAGAATCCAATTACGGCTACGATTTGGATATATCAGAAATGCTTCACGCCTGGCACAAGACTAAACTTGATAACATTACAACTTACAGAGATCAAAGTTTTACAAGCAAGCATACTGGTCACAAGGCCCCGCTATCGCACACTCCATTTATGGAAGAGTTTGATGATTCCATGGAGCACTTTCTTAAGACTGAGCAAAGAAACCTGTAA